Proteins from a single region of Salmo salar unplaced genomic scaffold, Ssal_v3.1, whole genome shotgun sequence:
- the LOC123732579 gene encoding LOW QUALITY PROTEIN: membrane-spanning 4-domains subfamily A member 8-like (The sequence of the model RefSeq protein was modified relative to this genomic sequence to represent the inferred CDS: inserted 2 bases in 1 codon), with product HILSYTNILPSSVKMSSSQTTTTNGVVVITHVHPYGNGXMAAAPCLDNIGVASGIFVWGSIIYVIAGSLTVAADNKLNKCLVEGSLGMNVVATVTALTGIILHSLDSAGIMLYCDYPYHYPHDFCQQYWVRSQGISGVLVVFSLLEFIVSICVSSFACRAVCLCCHSTPEVSL from the exons tcaCATCCTCTCTTACACAAACATCCTTCCCTCCTCTGTGAAGATGTCCAGCTCTCAAACAACCACCACTAATGGGGTGGTGGTCATCACCCATGTCCACCCCTATGGGAACGG GATGGCTGCAGCACCGTGTTTGGATAATATTGGAGTAGCCAGTGGAATATTTGTCTGGGGATCTATCATT TATGTAATTGCAGgctctctcactgttgccgctgaCAACAAACTGAACAAATGTCTG gTGGAAGGCTCCCTGGGAATGAACGTTGTCGCCACGGTTACTGCTCTTACTGGCATCATCCTCCATTCTTTAGACAGTGCTGGGATCATGTTATACTGTGACTATCCATACCATTATCCACACGATTTCTGTCAACAGTACTGG GTCAGGTCCCAGGGAATATCAGGTGTTTTGGTTGTTTTCTCCTTGCTGGAGTTCATAGTGTCCATCTGTGTCTCGTCATTCGCCTGCAGAGCTGTCTGCCTGTGCTGCCATTCCACCCCTGAGGTGAGTCTATAG